In a single window of the Enoplosus armatus isolate fEnoArm2 chromosome 15, fEnoArm2.hap1, whole genome shotgun sequence genome:
- the rpl13a gene encoding large ribosomal subunit protein uL13, which translates to MADRFNKVLLLDGRGHLLGRLAALVAKQVLLGHKVVVVRCEGINISGNFYRNKLKYLAFLRKRMNTNPSRGPYHFRAPSRIFWRTVRGMLPHKTKRGQAALERLKVFDGIPPPYDKRKRMVVPAALKIVRLKPTRKFALLGRLAHEVGWKYQAITATLEEKRKEKAKLRYTKKKTVNKLTKLAEKNVEAKIAKYTDVLKQYGVLV; encoded by the exons ATGGCGGACCGGTTCAATAAG GTTCTGCTGCTTGATGGCAGGGGCCATCTACTCGGCCGGCTTGCTGCCCTTGTGGCTAAACAGGTTCTGTTGG gacACAAAGTAGTGGTGGTGAGATGTGAGGGCATTAACATCTCCGGCAACTTCTACCGCAACAAGT TGAAGTACCTGGCTTTTCTGCGTAAGAGGATGAACACCAACCCCTCTCGTGGACCGTACCACTTCAGAGCTCCCAGCAGGATCTTCTGGAGGACCGTCAGAG GCATGCTGCCACATAAAACCAAGAGAGGCCAGGCTGCTCTGGAGAGGCTGAAGGTGTTCGACGGTATCCCCCCACCCTACGACAAG AGGAAGCGCATGGTCGTTCCAGCTGCTCTTAAGATTGTGCGTCTGAAGCCCACTCGCAAG TTCGCCCTCCTCGGGCGTCTGGCACATGAGGTCGGCTGGAAGTACCAGGCTATCACAGCCAccctggaggagaagagaaaggagaaggcCAAGCTCCGCTACACCAAGAAAAAGACAGTGAACAAGCTGACCAAGCTGGCAGAAAAGAACGTTGAGGCCAAGATCGCAAAATACACAGACGTTCTGAAACAATATGGAGTCCTTGTCTGA